Genomic segment of Prochlorococcus marinus CUG1433:
TTTTATCCACTGAAAATCTTCTTCATATCTACTTGCATTAACTATTAACAATAATTCTGATATGTCATTTTCTTGTATACCAAGATCATAAATTATTAAGTCATCTATAATTCCTCCTTTATCATTGAGCATTACTGTATAAAGTCCTTGTCCTTCAGAAAAGGAGTATAAATTAGTAGGAAAAAGTTTTTGAATATAATCCTTTGGATTGATTCCCTTGATAGAAATCACACCCATGTGAGAAATATCAAATAATCCTGCTGAAGATCTAACTGATTCATGCTCTTTAATTAATCCTGAAAATGATATGGGCATTTCCCAACCTGCAAAATCCACTAATTTTGCATTGGATTCAACATATTTTGAATAAAGAGGACTTTTTAGCAAATCCATGAAATATTTAGTTTGTATTTAGTATTTTTACACTGTAGTTTAGAAATTTTTTATTGCATATTTTCTAATGACAAAATTAAGCTTCTAAGTACTTTGGCTGCAACTACGCTACTTACTCCGCTTTTATCAATTTCTGGAGATAATTCCACAATATCTGAAGCCACAATTCTAAAGTCTTTTAAAGTTTTCAGTATTTCTTCAAAATCATTCCAAAAAAATCCTCCCGGTTCTGGAGTGCCTGTTCCTGCTAGTAAACTGGGATCAAACCAATCTAAATCTATTGTTAAATAGATTGGAGACTTCGTGTATGGTAGAAGAGCTTGTTTTAACTCATGGGCATTTCCGCGTGGACAAAAGTTAACTAATTGCTTGTTGTTATGCATAATTTCAAATTCTTCTTTAGTCCCACTTCTAATTCCTACTTGCAAAATTTTTTTTTCAGGTAGCACTTCTAAGCATCTTGTCATAGTACAAGCATGACTATGTTCATTCCCTATATATGATTCTCTTAAATCTGCATGAGCATCAAGTTGAACCAAGATCAAATCTGGATATTTTTTTACTAATGCTTCAATAGCACCTCTTGTAATAGAGTGTTCGCCTCCAAGAATAATAGGGCTAAGGCGTTTACTAATTAAATAATTTGTTGCTGATTTTACCAATTCAATAACGGACTTTGAGTCATTTTTATCAATTAGTATTGATCCAAAATCAACATACATAATATCCTCTAAGTCTTTTTTTATTTTTGGGCAATATGTTTCTAAACAAGTACTAACTTGTCTAATTGCTTCTGGACCAAATCTTGCTCCTGGTTTAAACGAACATGTCCCGTCATAATTAACTCCAAATATACCAATTGAGCAATTGTCAGGACTTCTTTTTGCTCCCATATAAATTGCATTTTCGTTATCAAATAAATTTTTTGTCATCTTATTAATCTAGTTCTTTTACAATTTTATTTGGCATCATTTTGAATGCTGCATTTTGAAACTTTAAATTCCAAATTTCACATCCTTTTTCTATTTTTACGACTTCATCATAATTTTGCTTTGATGAATTTAGATCTTCTGAAGAAGCAAATGTCCAACTCCAAATCCCGCTTGGATATATAGGTACAAAGGAATACATAGTTTCAGAAACTTTAAATATATTTTTTAGGGTTTTCAAAATATTTATGTGAATATTTCTAAAGGATTCAGGAGATTCGCTTTGCGTTGCTAATACCCCCCTTGGTGAAAGTATTCTTTTACATTCTTTATAAAAAGAATCTGAAAATAATAAATTTGAAAATTCTGAGGGATCTGAACAATCTATCAATATAACGTCGTAAAAATTATCTCTTGTTTTTTTTACCCATTTAACGCCATCATCAACATGTATTTCTAATCTTTTGTCATTCCATGCTTCGCCTCCAATTTCTTTTAGAAATTTTTTAGATATTTTGATTACCTCCTCATCAATTTCTACAAGATCAATTTTTGATATTTGAGAATATTTAACGCATTCTCTTGCAGTACCACCGTCACCACCGCCAATAATTAGTACATTAGATTTTTTATCAATGCTACTTAATGCAGGATGCACAAGACACTCATGATAATATTTCTCGTCTTTTAATGATGTCATCCAGCAACCATCTAACATTAAAGCTTTACCATAATATTCATTTTCAATAACAATAATTTCTTGATATTTTGAGGTTTTTTTAATTAGAATTTTTCCATTTAGGCCGAATCTTGAGCCTTTATGATATTCATCTATCCATGTTGTAATATTTGTCATTTGCTTTTAGGAATTTTTCCCGCCAGTTTTTGTTTGGCTATTTGCCAAAGCCGCTGAAAGTCTTTAGGAGTTTGTTTTTTCATATTATCTCCTACATGCTCTTCGACGATTGAAAATCTGTCTAAAAATTTTATATTAGTTTTTTGAAGCGCTGATTCAGGATTAATCTTTAAAAAGTTTGACAGATTAAGAAGGGTAAAGTAAATATCCCCAAATTCATTTTTTATCTCTGAATTATTTTTACTTTTAATTGCTTCCTTTAATTCATTAATCTCTTCTTCTAACTTTTTAAAAATCTCATCAGTACTTTCCCACTTGAAACCATGTTCTTTAACAATATTTGTGATTTTATCTGTTCCAACCGTTGGCGGTAAATTTTTAATTTTCAAATTTAAATTTCTACTAATTGAAGATTTCATATGAGGTGCTTCTTTTTCTAAATTTTTTATATTTACCCAAATTTGTTGTGATTTTTTTAATGATACTTTTTCTTTTTTGTTAAAAATATATGGATGTCTATGAATAATTTTCTTGTTTAGATTTTTTATAACATCATTTAGTGTAAATTCTTTTTCTTCGTAACCGATTTCAGCATGAAGCATTACTTGTAATAAAAGATCTCCTAACTCCTCACATATGTTATCTGCATTTTTTTCATATATCGCATCTATAAATTCATTACTTTCTTCATACAAAAATGGGATCAACGATACATGAGACTGTATTTTCTGCCATGGGCAGCCCCAAGTTTTATCTTTTAATGCTTTGATATTAGATATTAAGATTTTAAAACTATTTATAGTCTCTAAATCGGAATTGTTTTCCAATTTATATCTATTGTTTGAGGACATAGGATATATTTTATTAATTAAATTTTGCCTCAATCATGAAATATTTAAATACTTAGTATAAATTTTTCAACTTCATCTATTAGAATGTTCTATTATAAGGGCGATTAGCTCAGCGGTAGAGCGCCTGCCTTACAAGCAGGATGTCCCTGGTTCGAACCCTGGATCGCCCATTTATTATTTTTCTAATGACTGAGATCGTCAATCTTTCAATCAGTCAAAGTGCTGCTTCAGAACTATCTAGGCAAGCTTCTTTTGGAGGTTCTCCAGGAGAAATGTCGATTGATTTGGTAGAGGATAAAGATTGTTCTGAAGGATGGATGCATATTAAATTAAGGCCAGGTACATGTAATGGATCCCCTATTTCAAGAACTGAAGGAGTAACTTTATATGCAGATGTTAAAAAGTTTAATTTACTGAAAGATTTAAAATTAGATTATTACGGTGATTTGAGTGGTGGTGGATTTCTTATTTCAACACCAAAAAATGCAAAACGTTGTTCTTGTGGTTCTGGTTTCAAACTTTTGTAGAATGGATGTGTCTTTTTTGCAAACTAATATTATTTTCAATAATTAGCTGCTCTCAAGATAAAATAAATAAAAAGTTTATTGAAATAAAATTTGCACATGACAGAGATGAATGATCAATTATCTTTAGAGAATTATTCACCTTTTGAAGTAGAGAAAAAGTGGCAAGAAAAATGGGAAAGTTTAAAGGCGTTTAGTCCTAACCCTGAGGATGATGGAGAGCCTTTTTGTGTTGTTATTCCGCCACCAAATGTAACTGGATCTTTGCACATGGGGCATGCATTTAATACGGCTTTGATAGATGTTGTAGTACGTTTTCAAAGACTTTTAGGTAAGAATGTTTTGTGTTTACCTGGAACTGATCATGCTTCAATAGCTGTTCAAACTATTCTCGAGAAACAATTAAAAAGTGAAGGCAAAACAAGCGAGGATATTGGAAGAGATGAATTTCTTAAAAGAGCATGGAACTGGAAAGAACAAAGTGGTGGAAGAATAGTTTCTCAATTAAAAAGGATAGGATATTCAGTTGACTGGACTAGAGAAAGATTTACTCTTGATCAAAAATTAAATGAAGCAGTTATTGAGGCTTTTAATATTCTCTATAAAAAGAATTTAATTTATAGAGGCGAATATTTGGTTAATTGGTGCCCTGAATCTCAATCTGCCGTAAGTGATCTTGAAGTTGAAATGCAAGAAGTAAATGGTCATTTATGGCATTTTAAATATCCTATACTTTCTGAAAGAGGTGAACAGTTAGATAAGTACTTAGAAGTTGCAACAACGAGACCTGAAACTCTTTTGGGTGATACTGCTGTGGCAGTAAATCCTGATGATGATAGATATAAAGAATTTATTGGTGTCAAAGTAAAAGTTCCTTTCGTTGATAGAGAAATACCTATTATCGCTGATTCACATGTTGATAAAGATTTTGGTACGGGTTGTGTGAAGGTTACTCCAGCCCATGATCCAAATGATTTTGCAATAGGAAAAAGGCATAATTTAAAACAGATTAATGTAATGAACAAAGATGGAACTTTAAATATTAATGCAGGTATTTTTCAAAATTTAGATAGATATGAGGCTAGAAAGAAAATTATCAAAGAATTGGATAACTTAGGCCTTTTGACAAAGATAGAGGATTATAAACATACTGTTCCTTTTTCTGATAGAGGTAAGGTGCCAATTGAACCTTTATTGTCAACACAATGGTTTTTGAAAATGGATGATATATCACAAGGATGTCTTAATGAAATTGATTCTAAAAAACCATCGTTTATTCCTCCACGCTGGGAGAAAGTTTATAAGGATTGGTTAGAGAATATTAATGATTGGTGTATCAGTCGGCAATTGTGGTGGGGGCACCAAATACCAGCCTGGTATGTTTTAGATGAATCTCAAGACTCAATAGAACAAAATACTCCATATATCGTTGCAAGAAATGAAGAGGATGCCTTAATCGAAGCCAATAAAAAATTTGGATTAAATATTAAATTGGTTCGTGATAAAGATGTTTTGGATACATGGTTTTCAAGTGGTTTATGGCCTTTCTCAACCCTTGGTTGGCCAAATACAAATAATCCGGATTTTAAAAAATGGTATCCAAATAGTGTTCTTGTTACTGGTTTCGATATTATTTTCTTTTGGGTGGCAAGAATGACAATGATGGGGAATACTTTTACAAATAATATTCCTTTTAAGGATGTTTATATTCATGGTCTAGTTCGAGATGAAAACAATAAAAAAATGAGTAAAAGTTCAGGTAATGGTATTGATCCAATATTATTAATTGATAAATATGGTTCTGATGCTCTACGATTTGCTTTAATTCGAGAAGTGGCAGGCGCTGGACAAGATATCCGGCTTGATTTTGATAGGAAAAAAGATACGTCTTCAACTGTTGAAGCATCAAGAAATTTTGCGAATAAATTATGGAATGCAACTAAATTTGTTTTAATTAATAAAACTTCTAATAATTATTCGCTTAATGAGAGTGACGAAACTTCTTTAGAGTTATGTGATAAGTGGATTTTATCTAAATTGAATCAGGTAAATATAAAAGTCGCTGAGTTGTTGAAAGAATATAAATTGGGAGAATCTGCGAAACTTCTATATGAATTTACGTGGAATGATTTTTGTGACTGGTATGTAGAATTTGCTAAACAAAGGTTTAATAATAAAGAGACTAAAAATAGACAAATATCTGAAAAAGTTTTAATAAAAGTGCTCAATGATATTTTGGTAATGATTCATCCTTTTATGCCGCACATTACCGAGGAACTTTGGCATGTGCTGCAACTAAAACCAGATAATTCATTATTATCTCTTCAAAAATGGCCAATTTACGAAAATAAATTTGTTGATAATAAGCTTGATAATTCCTTTCAGCAACTCTTTGAAATTATTAGGCTGATTAGAAATTTGAGAGCTGAATTAGGTCTTAAGCCATCAGAAAAAGGTCCCGTATATTTAATTTCAGATAATGATGAATTGATTGATTTTTTAAAAACTTTAGTTGATGATATTCAAACCTTAACTAAATCTTCTGAAGTATTTATTTTTAAAACTAATGCTGTTGATAAAAAAGAGTTTGCTAAATCTTTTTCCGGGATAATTAGTGATTTAGAGGTTTACTTGCCTTTCCAGGATTTTGTAAATATAGATGCATTAAAGGAAAGGTTAACCAAGGATTTAAAAAAGGTGAATATTGAATTAGAAAATTTAAATAAGAGATTATCTAATAAAAATTTCGTTGATAAGGCTCCAAAAGATATTGTTGATGAATGCAGATTTAAATTAAATGAGGGTTCGGGACAAAAGGAAAGAATTACTAAAAAACTCGAACTTTTGAATTGAGAATGAATATATTTTTTGAAAATATTTATAATTTGTCTTTTTTTTTTAATACTGGTTTTGGGATTCTTTCGTTTGTTTGTATTTATATTTTAATTGTTTTATTAATACTTCCAGCCTCTTGGTTATCTTTATTATCAGGTTTTTTATATGGCTCATATTTAGGATCAATTATCGTGTTCATTTCAGCTTCCATAGGAGCATCAGTTGCTTTTTTTGTATCAAAAAGTTTTTTTGCAAAAAAGCTAAAAAATCTTATTAGCCGTTATCCAAAATTAAGTGTCATGGAAAAAGTAGTAGAAAAAGGCGGACTTAAATTAATTTTTTTAGCGAGATTATCGCCGATATTTCCCTTCAGTATTCTTAATTATTTTTATGGTTTGAATAATGTTAAATTTAGAGATTTCGCTCTTGGTCT
This window contains:
- the speB gene encoding agmatinase; protein product: MTKNLFDNENAIYMGAKRSPDNCSIGIFGVNYDGTCSFKPGARFGPEAIRQVSTCLETYCPKIKKDLEDIMYVDFGSILIDKNDSKSVIELVKSATNYLISKRLSPIILGGEHSITRGAIEALVKKYPDLILVQLDAHADLRESYIGNEHSHACTMTRCLEVLPEKKILQVGIRSGTKEEFEIMHNNKQLVNFCPRGNAHELKQALLPYTKSPIYLTIDLDWFDPSLLAGTGTPEPGGFFWNDFEEILKTLKDFRIVASDIVELSPEIDKSGVSSVVAAKVLRSLILSLENMQ
- the speE gene encoding polyamine aminopropyltransferase; the protein is MTNITTWIDEYHKGSRFGLNGKILIKKTSKYQEIIVIENEYYGKALMLDGCWMTSLKDEKYYHECLVHPALSSIDKKSNVLIIGGGDGGTARECVKYSQISKIDLVEIDEEVIKISKKFLKEIGGEAWNDKRLEIHVDDGVKWVKKTRDNFYDVILIDCSDPSEFSNLLFSDSFYKECKRILSPRGVLATQSESPESFRNIHINILKTLKNIFKVSETMYSFVPIYPSGIWSWTFASSEDLNSSKQNYDEVVKIEKGCEIWNLKFQNAAFKMMPNKIVKELD
- the mazG gene encoding nucleoside triphosphate pyrophosphohydrolase, with the translated sequence MSSNNRYKLENNSDLETINSFKILISNIKALKDKTWGCPWQKIQSHVSLIPFLYEESNEFIDAIYEKNADNICEELGDLLLQVMLHAEIGYEEKEFTLNDVIKNLNKKIIHRHPYIFNKKEKVSLKKSQQIWVNIKNLEKEAPHMKSSISRNLNLKIKNLPPTVGTDKITNIVKEHGFKWESTDEIFKKLEEEINELKEAIKSKNNSEIKNEFGDIYFTLLNLSNFLKINPESALQKTNIKFLDRFSIVEEHVGDNMKKQTPKDFQRLWQIAKQKLAGKIPKSK
- a CDS encoding AIR synthase codes for the protein MSLVRTLDRPFIIFLMTEIVNLSISQSAASELSRQASFGGSPGEMSIDLVEDKDCSEGWMHIKLRPGTCNGSPISRTEGVTLYADVKKFNLLKDLKLDYYGDLSGGGFLISTPKNAKRCSCGSGFKLL
- a CDS encoding valine--tRNA ligase, which codes for MTEMNDQLSLENYSPFEVEKKWQEKWESLKAFSPNPEDDGEPFCVVIPPPNVTGSLHMGHAFNTALIDVVVRFQRLLGKNVLCLPGTDHASIAVQTILEKQLKSEGKTSEDIGRDEFLKRAWNWKEQSGGRIVSQLKRIGYSVDWTRERFTLDQKLNEAVIEAFNILYKKNLIYRGEYLVNWCPESQSAVSDLEVEMQEVNGHLWHFKYPILSERGEQLDKYLEVATTRPETLLGDTAVAVNPDDDRYKEFIGVKVKVPFVDREIPIIADSHVDKDFGTGCVKVTPAHDPNDFAIGKRHNLKQINVMNKDGTLNINAGIFQNLDRYEARKKIIKELDNLGLLTKIEDYKHTVPFSDRGKVPIEPLLSTQWFLKMDDISQGCLNEIDSKKPSFIPPRWEKVYKDWLENINDWCISRQLWWGHQIPAWYVLDESQDSIEQNTPYIVARNEEDALIEANKKFGLNIKLVRDKDVLDTWFSSGLWPFSTLGWPNTNNPDFKKWYPNSVLVTGFDIIFFWVARMTMMGNTFTNNIPFKDVYIHGLVRDENNKKMSKSSGNGIDPILLIDKYGSDALRFALIREVAGAGQDIRLDFDRKKDTSSTVEASRNFANKLWNATKFVLINKTSNNYSLNESDETSLELCDKWILSKLNQVNIKVAELLKEYKLGESAKLLYEFTWNDFCDWYVEFAKQRFNNKETKNRQISEKVLIKVLNDILVMIHPFMPHITEELWHVLQLKPDNSLLSLQKWPIYENKFVDNKLDNSFQQLFEIIRLIRNLRAELGLKPSEKGPVYLISDNDELIDFLKTLVDDIQTLTKSSEVFIFKTNAVDKKEFAKSFSGIISDLEVYLPFQDFVNIDALKERLTKDLKKVNIELENLNKRLSNKNFVDKAPKDIVDECRFKLNEGSGQKERITKKLELLN
- a CDS encoding TVP38/TMEM64 family protein produces the protein MNIFFENIYNLSFFFNTGFGILSFVCIYILIVLLILPASWLSLLSGFLYGSYLGSIIVFISASIGASVAFFVSKSFFAKKLKNLISRYPKLSVMEKVVEKGGLKLIFLARLSPIFPFSILNYFYGLNNVKFRDFALGLLGIIPGTFLYCSIGSLAKSIQELKNVQSPNNLYITCVGIISTFLIVYFSAKYSREYFEKS